From a single Stackebrandtia endophytica genomic region:
- a CDS encoding TIGR00730 family Rossman fold protein, with the protein MKHRITNDTHLLDTIHRGEWKHRDSWRALRILSEFVEGFDTLADLEPAVSVFGSARTKPGTADYELGERLGAALAKAGLGVITGGGPGAMEAANRGAREAGGVSIGLGIELPFEQKLNDYIDIGLDFRYFFVRKTMFVKYSQAFCVLPGGYGTMDELFEALTLVQTKKVTRFPVVLLGVDFWSGLIDWLRDRMLHTTKISEPDLDLLLLTDDVDEAVAHVVKECAFLRDVDTGKADV; encoded by the coding sequence ATGAAACACAGAATCACCAACGACACACACCTGCTCGACACCATCCACCGTGGGGAGTGGAAGCATCGAGACTCCTGGCGGGCGTTGCGCATCCTGTCGGAGTTCGTCGAGGGCTTCGACACCCTGGCCGATTTGGAACCGGCGGTGTCGGTGTTCGGTTCGGCGCGCACCAAGCCCGGCACCGCCGACTACGAGTTGGGGGAGCGACTCGGTGCCGCGTTGGCCAAGGCCGGACTGGGGGTTATCACCGGTGGCGGTCCGGGCGCGATGGAGGCGGCCAACCGTGGTGCCCGAGAGGCCGGTGGCGTGTCCATCGGACTGGGTATCGAGTTGCCGTTCGAGCAGAAACTCAACGACTACATCGACATCGGACTGGACTTCCGGTACTTCTTCGTGCGCAAGACCATGTTCGTCAAGTACTCCCAGGCGTTCTGCGTCCTGCCGGGCGGTTACGGCACCATGGATGAACTGTTCGAGGCGTTGACGCTGGTGCAGACCAAGAAGGTCACCAGGTTCCCGGTGGTCCTGCTGGGGGTCGACTTCTGGAGCGGTCTGATCGATTGGCTGCGCGACCGGATGCTGCACACCACCAAGATCTCCGAGCCCGATCTGGATCTGTTGCTGCTGACCGACGACGTGGACGAAGCGGTCGCGCACGTGGTGAAGGAATGCGCCTTCCTGCGGGATGTGGACACCGGCAAGGCCGACGTCTGA
- a CDS encoding S1 family peptidase produces the protein MRAITKRLAALAAALLTGALAVGVSSTPASADDTTGPGINIVGGTPASEGEYPWMVRLSMGCGGSLLTDQIVLTAAHCVGSTGPNTSITASYGSVDLQSPSIVDYQSEYVYRSPSYGQNGTEDWALIQLSQPVAGAELLAIADSDAYDSGDFEIMGWGADREGGAQQRYMLKAVVPFVDDTECGQAYGSSFDAPSEICAGLPQGGVDACQGDSGGPMIARDEAGDPVQIGIVSWGYGCARAGYPGVYAQVSYSAADILAAAGDLATR, from the coding sequence GTGCGAGCGATCACGAAACGACTTGCCGCGCTTGCCGCCGCGCTGTTGACCGGTGCGTTGGCCGTCGGTGTCTCGTCCACCCCGGCATCGGCCGACGACACCACCGGGCCCGGCATCAACATCGTCGGAGGAACCCCGGCCTCCGAAGGCGAATACCCCTGGATGGTCCGGCTGTCGATGGGCTGCGGTGGTTCGCTGCTCACCGACCAGATCGTCCTCACCGCCGCCCACTGTGTCGGGTCGACCGGACCCAACACCTCGATCACCGCCTCCTACGGATCGGTGGACCTGCAAAGCCCGAGCATCGTCGATTACCAATCCGAGTACGTCTACCGAAGCCCGTCATACGGCCAGAACGGAACCGAGGACTGGGCGCTGATTCAGCTGTCTCAGCCGGTCGCCGGCGCCGAACTGCTGGCCATCGCCGACTCCGACGCCTACGACAGCGGCGACTTCGAGATCATGGGCTGGGGTGCCGACCGTGAGGGTGGCGCGCAACAGCGCTACATGCTCAAAGCCGTCGTGCCGTTCGTCGACGACACCGAGTGCGGTCAGGCGTACGGATCCAGTTTCGACGCCCCCTCCGAGATCTGCGCCGGACTGCCGCAGGGCGGCGTCGACGCCTGCCAGGGTGACTCCGGTGGGCCGATGATCGCCCGTGACGAAGCCGGTGACCCGGTTCAGATCGGCATTGTCAGCTGGGGTTACGGCTGCGCCCGTGCCGGTTACCCCGGTGTCTACGCGCAGGTCAGTTACTCCGCCGCCGACATCCTCGCCGCCGCTGGGGACCTGGCGACCCGATGA